A section of the Candidatus Poribacteria bacterium genome encodes:
- a CDS encoding phytanoyl-CoA dioxygenase family protein — protein sequence MDGFTSEEQRQYEVDGYVHRRGVFSGAECDRVVHYMMDLHSGRKSLEGFKPREPNEWGRTHNQHLYDPMAMELLLHPALEAPLRSCFGDEPEGVQTMYFWRGSEQRRHQDQYYLPGCAAAWIAFQDVDERNGTIWIQPGSHRGKLITQADFKPGPDGSPAPLFGKHYDDAVDELFAGNGLPELPVVASKGDVVYFHGVLIHRGGPILDDGSYRHVMANHYVALGFDGWPYGGWPRISFDGTRH from the coding sequence GTGGACGGATTCACCAGCGAGGAACAGCGACAGTACGAGGTAGACGGTTATGTGCACCGGCGCGGCGTCTTCTCCGGGGCGGAGTGCGACCGCGTGGTCCACTACATGATGGACCTGCACAGCGGCCGGAAGTCGTTGGAGGGCTTCAAGCCGCGCGAACCCAACGAGTGGGGACGCACGCACAACCAACACCTCTACGATCCCATGGCGATGGAGCTGCTGCTTCACCCGGCGCTCGAAGCCCCGCTGCGCTCCTGCTTCGGCGACGAGCCGGAGGGCGTCCAGACGATGTATTTCTGGCGCGGCTCCGAGCAGCGACGCCATCAAGACCAGTACTACCTGCCCGGATGCGCTGCCGCATGGATCGCGTTCCAGGACGTCGATGAGCGCAACGGCACGATCTGGATTCAGCCCGGTTCCCACAGAGGCAAACTCATCACGCAGGCGGACTTCAAGCCAGGGCCCGACGGTTCGCCCGCGCCGCTGTTCGGGAAGCATTACGACGACGCCGTCGATGAGCTCTTCGCCGGAAACGGTCTTCCAGAGCTGCCAGTGGTTGCGTCAAAGGGCGATGTCGTCTACTTCCACGGCGTGCTGATCCATCGCGGCGGGCCCATCCTCGACGATGGGTCATATCGGCATGTCATGGCGAACCACTACGTCGCGCTCGGATTCGATGGTTGGCCCTACGGCGGCTGGCCGCGGATTTCGTTCGACGGCACGCGACACTAG